The DNA segment AAATGAAATTTGTTATTTATAGAATCATGGAGCATTAGCATGTGAAAGTACGTGTATGTGAAAGTATATGTGTATTGTTTAGAGGGTCATGTAAATTGTATGTGTCATACAATACGAGTATGAAATGCGTAGGATATTAATATTATGGCCTACCATATTTAGATGAATACATGTTCAAAAGTTTAAAGTGTGTAAGCAAGACAGTTGACTTTCTAAAAGTCAAGAGTATAGGGATATCATGGAATGGCCATTGACGTAATTGTTAAAGTAAAGAGTTAATGTGTTATGTACTAGATGAATTACGTGTTATGCTTGATGATAGTTTAGTTGTATGGAATTGAAATGAGATAACTATTAATAAATGTCACATTTATACGAAATTTGACTAACAAAAGTCAATTAACGTATGAATAGACAAAAAGTGAACAGTTGTATGTATGCTCACATAAGCTAATAATATTAGAAAGTAATAAATCTTGTCAATTAACTTGACCATGATGGCAAACGGGTTAAGAGGAAGCAATGAGGCAAGCATGAACTTGGACGCTAAAGGAAGATGATTTCGCAATCACTTCGAAATTATTTACATGAAGATGTATACATGTTTGAATATTCGAAATCAAGTGGAACGTACAAAGAAATGAGAAATGTTAAGGTACGTCTTGTTGAAATGGTTGGCATAATGTTAAACCGGTAAGACCTCATAAATAGGGGTAAACCGGTCATAAATTTTAGTTGAGAAGTTTTAAGATGGAAATGAGAACTTGGTAATGTTAATGAAAGGTATGGAAAGGATATTAGTTAAGATGTTAGCTAAAAACGTTTTGTAAGTATGTACGAAATGAAAGTAAGTACAACGCGTACTACAATACTTATATACAAAAGTACTAAGTGGTGGTTGACTTTAaaaggttaaattgcaaaagtcagtaaataataattatttacaaaTATTGAAAGTATTACGTAAGAAATGCAACGTGTAATGTAGGACACTCATTAGTAAGGGATTTGTGAGAGAACGTAGGTGAATTTAACACCAAATACAGTGAATGAACAAATGAAAATGGTATATTAAGGGATGGTCATGTATTGACCCGTTGAGTACGGGTCAAATGAGAGGAAATGATACATTAGGAAACGGTCATGTATTAACCCATTGTGAATGGGTCAAAATGAGTTGATAAGCGCCACAATTGAAGGGATTTGAACGAAATATGCTAATCCTAAATTTTATAGATGATGGAGGTAGAATGCTTGATGTGATAAAACTGGTAGTGTTGAGAAAGGATGTGCACGAGCAGAAGTTCAGCACACCGATGAATGAGGTTAATCCGGTTATGGTGAGAACTCATGAAGGAGCGGGACGATCCGGGCCGCGGATCATTGGTCTATGTAATGAAATAAAGGTTAGTAAAATATTTAGTTCTTGAGTGATGAGTAAGAATCTGTAGATTGAGTTGTACGTGTGAACGAAATAAAGGGTAGAATAATTATGGTATGGTATGAAATGTTCGACCTTTAATGGTCAACATAAGAAGATATTTATATCATTATGGGGAAGATCTAAAGTTCTTGAATGAAAGTTTAGACTAATTGGTTAAACGCCTATATGATGCTTTTGCACAACATACCCGGTTAGTATAATAAGTAGTGCATGCAAAGAGTTAATAATAAAGTGATACGAAAGATTAAATTTGAGGCTAGACTAAAAGTTGTAAGTAGTTCAAGGAACAGTAGAAAATGTAGATTGATGCTTAAACCTCATGACGAGTATGGATAAGTGAGTATGAAAATGGTAATTATGATGGTGTATCAATATTTGAATGTTTATAGTAGGGTGCGTGCTATCATATGCTAACCTTCCATGAGGATATGAAAGAAATTAGGAGTAACGTTAATAATGGAATGCAGTGGTTTGCTCCAGATAAACGGGAATGAAATAATAATTATCCGGTGGCAACGTTTAACTCAAATGAATGTTAGTAAAATAAGTATGTAAATGGTCCAAATTATAATGTGAGCGAAAGTACCTAGAAAGGATGCTAATAGTAGAACACCGAGGTAACCTCACGACAGGTATTCGTGGGGCTAATGTTAGAATTTAATATCTTCTATGGTGTATGAGTGAGGTGGAAATAGAATGACCCACTGCGAATGGTAAATGCATGAAAGCTCAACTCCTGATTTTAAGACGAGAAGAAGATATATACTTATGATTGTAAATGAATACTACCTCTTAAATAAGTCACGGTATTCAATTCACCCTGAGGCAACAAAAATGTACCGGAActtgaaggcaaactattggtggctGGGTATGAAACGAGATATTGTTAAGTATATCGCGAAATGCTTAACATGTTTCAGAGAGAAGGCAAAACATCAGAAACCGTACGGATAATTACAACCCTTGGAAattccggtatggaaatgggaagagataaCAATGGATCTGGTGACAAAGCTACCTAGAACGAAGAAGGGGCGCGACACAAtgtgggtaatagtggaccgactCACAAAAAGTGCCCATTTTTTTACCTATTCGAGAGACTTATTCATCGGAAATAATGGCGGAAGTTTATATGAACGAGATAATTTCTCCACACGGGGTGCCCGTGTCAGTCATCTCGGATCGGGATACGAGATTTACCTCTCGTTACTGGCAAAAGTTTCATGAAAATATGGGTACGAAGCTACACATAAGCATCGCCTATCACCCCTAAACAGACGGCCAATCAGAAAGAACCATCCGAACCCTTGTGATGACCATTtaccactcgtggaattctcttataataacagttaccatagtGGTATCCAAATGGCCCCCTATGAATTATTATACGGAAGGAAGTGTAGGACTCCCATATGTTGGGGGGAGTAGGACAAAGGGAACTTGCACCTAACGATTTAATAGCAATGACCAACGAAAAGATCGATCTTTCTAGAGCACGACTGAAAGCAGCTCAAGATCGGCAAAAAGCCTATGCGGACAAGAGAAGACGTCCTatcgagtttcaagttggagattatGTTTTACTGAAAGTATCTCCATGGAAGGGCATAACCCGTTTTCGTAAACGGGGTAAATTGGGTCCTCGTCAtattggaccatttaagattgtagCCCGAGTCGGGAAGGTTGCTTATCGCTTAGAATTGTTGTCTACTCTAGACGGGATTCACAATACTTTTCCTGTATCACAATTGAGAAAGTGCCTTGCGGATGAAACGGCGTTCGTGCCTCTTGACGACATTGAATTGGATAAGGGATTAAACTATGTTGAAAGACCGATAGCCATTAAAGATGTTAAAGTAAAGAACCTTCGTAATAAAGCCGTTAGACAAGTCCTTGTACAATGGCAACATCAGAAAGGATCGGAAATTAAATGGGAAGCGGAAGATGAAATGCGAAAGCACTACCCCTTTTCTCTTCGGTACGTAAATAATTAATTTGTTATGTgtccaggtttcggggacgaaacctcttttaagaggggtagacttgtaacaccccaaaaagaTTTACTAGACATAAAAGTTAAATCAATTAAAgatttaacttagttaatggaaaTGATACAAATATTAGTAATGTAATGAAAAACGTATAAGATAATAAGTAAATAAACTAGAAGGGCCAAAGGTGTAAATTACTAAAACTCAATTTATAAAAAAGAATTAAACCCAAAACACACATAGTGTGTGTGTCTGGGGATCGAACAAGAACAGGAGCACAAGGGGAAACCCTTGTTTCAAAGAATCAAGCAATTAAACTTGAAATTGAAGGATAATCCATTGCATGAACATCAAATAACGCTCTACTGGACTCGATTATTGAAGTGGTAAGTTCAATTCTTTGAAATTATGATTTTGTAGGAAGTGGGTTACAACCCTATATTGAGttcatgtaacaaaatgtgtaaATTGGAGTTAAGAATGCCCTCTAGAACAAGTATCATGCTTGATTTTAGGTTATTGAATGATTTTAGTATAAACCCATTTGATAAAAATATGTTATGAATGAGATGATCAAAAATAGAAGTAATCATGTGTAATTCTAACATATGATGTTGTTGGAAATACTTGAAATGTTAAATAAATCAGTGAAGGTTAAGAAGGATTTATGAATTTGGTTGATTGTTGGTAAGCTACTAGATGAACTAGTAGGATTAGGTCTTTGAATATTTGTACAAAATGTCCTATcaatgcgaaacccgccaagtgttcgatgaaatgtctaagagaacaaatatgtgaaatttgttcATTTATGATAATGTTGTCATATGAGGAATTATATGAATGATGGAATGGTATAGTTTGGGCTAAAAGAGTGAATGTATTAATGTAGGCGTAAAAGAAGAAAGCTCAAACGCTAGGAAATTGGAAAGCTcgcaagatcgaggtatgttgtTTTATGCATACAAACTTTATTTTGTAACTTGTCGTTTTATATCAAAATCATAATTATGTAGCCCGTAGTAGTTATGTTATAGATAGCATGACCCATCATAAATGGGTCATATGAAAAGAAAGTTTAAGAATGATATTGTGTTATGATCGATTTGTCTCGAATGAACCGTATATTGGAAAGTTGTGTAAGAAGGGAATCTAATTACTCGAACCATTATAAATGGATTGGAGTTGATGAAAGTACAAAAGATGAAAGGAATGTATTCGTCCGTGGTAAACGGACCGAATGGAAGTTTATGTTACGAATGTAATTACTCGTTTCTAGCGGGTTAATAAATGTATGTTTTATCTCATTAATAAGATAgtatgttttgacccgtttcaatgggaaagttgtcacaccctggctttgcggaagcgtggttaatttggtgtgacttcttaataccatagcttaatcataacaagctatatgaattaaaaatatgcaagatcatccattaaaaataaaatagtaagacattgtcttaacgggttatcacccaacaaccataacttgtctaaacatt comes from the Helianthus annuus cultivar XRQ/B chromosome 4, HanXRQr2.0-SUNRISE, whole genome shotgun sequence genome and includes:
- the LOC110875585 gene encoding uncharacterized protein LOC110875585, with product MTNEKIDLSRARLKAAQDRQKAYADKRRRPIEFQVGDYVLLKVSPWKGITRFRKRGKLGPRHIGPFKIVARVGKVAYRLELLSTLDGIHNTFPVSQLRKCLADETAFVPLDDIELDKGLNYVERPIAIKDVKVKNLRNKAVRQVLVQWQHQKGSEIKWEAEDEMRKHYPFSLRYVNN